In Coturnix japonica isolate 7356 chromosome 9, Coturnix japonica 2.1, whole genome shotgun sequence, a single window of DNA contains:
- the IGF2BP2 gene encoding insulin-like growth factor 2 mRNA-binding protein 2 isoform X1 — protein MKRRRMNKLYIGNLSPAATADDLRQLFGDRKLPLAGQVLLKSGYAFVDYPDQNWAIRAIETLSGKAELHGKVLEVDYSVPKKLRSRKIQIRNIPPHLQWEVLDGLLAQYGTVENVEQVNTDTETAVVNVTYATKEEAKVAIEKLSGHQLESYSFKVSYIPDEEVSSPPPPQRSRRGGHAAREQGSSPGGSSQPKQLDFPLRMLVPTQFVGAIIGKEGLTIKNLTKQTQSKVDIHRKENAGAAEKPITIHATPEGCSEACRMILDIMQKEADETKSAEEIPLKILAHNSLVGRLIGKEGRNLKKIEQDTGTKITISPLQDLTIYNPERTITVKGSTEACSNAEVEIMKKLREAYENDIVAVSQQANLIPGLNLSALGIFSTGLSMLPSSGGARGAAAAAPYHPFAQSGRRRTSSSAYLSGLYGASPVGAFPHQHPQLPEQEVVNLFIPTQAVGAIIGKKGQHIKQLARFAGASIKIAPAEGPDATERMVIITGPPEAQFKAQGRIFGKLKEENFFNPKEEVKLEAHIKVPSFAAGRVIGKGGKTVNELQNLTSAEVIVPRDQTPDENEEVIVKIIGHFFASQTAQRKIREIVQQVKQQEQKHAQGAPASQHSK, from the exons ATGAAGCGCCGGAGGATGAACAAGCTCTACATCGGCAACCTCAGCCCCGCCGCCACCGCCGACGACCTCCGGCAGCTCTTCGGCGACAGGAAGCTGCCCCTGGCCGGCCAGGTCCTGCTCAAGTCCGGCTACGCCTTCGTGGATTACCCGGACCAGAACTGGGCCATCCGCGCCATCGAGACCCTCTCGG GTAAAGCGGAGCTGCACGGCAAAGTGCTGGAGGTGGATTACTCCGTGCCCAAAAAGCTCAG GAGCAGAAAGATCCAGATCCGAAACATCCCCCCGCACCTGCAGTGGGAG GTGCTGGATGGTCTCTTGGCTCAGTACGGGACAGTGGAGAATGTAGAGCAAG TtaacacagacacagaaacTGCAGTAGTCAACGTCACATATGCAAcgaaagaagaagcaaaagt AGCAATTGAGAAACTCAGCGGCCATCAGCTTGAGAGCTATTCCTTCAAGGTTTCCTACATCCCGGATGAAGAGGTGAGCTCCCCTCCGCCCCCACAGCGATCCCGCCGCGGGGGCCACGCTGCCAGGGAGCAGGGCTCCTCCCCGGGGGGCTCCTCGCAGCCCAAACAGCTCGATTTCCCACTGCGGATGCTGGTGCCCACGCAGTTTGTTGGTGCGATCATAGGAAAGGAGGGCTTGACCATAAAGAACCTAACTAAGCAAACCCAGTCCAA GGTTGACATCCATCGGAAGGAGAATGCTGGCGCTGCCGAGAAGCCCATCACCATCCATGCCACACCAGAGGGCTGCTCCGAGGCGTGCCGCATGATTCTTGATATCATGCAGAAGGAAGCTGATGAAACCAAATC AGCAGAAGAGATCCCCTTGAAAATCCTAGCACATAACAGCCTGGTGGGGAGGCTGATTGGCAAGGAGGGCCGCAACCTCAAAAAGATCGAGCAGGACACCGGCACGAAGATCACCATCTCACC TTTGCAGGATTTAACTATTTATAACCCTGAGAGGACCATCACAGTGAAGGGCAGCACAGAGGCGTGCTCCAATGCTGAAGTGGAGATCATGAAGAAGCTGCGAGAAGCCTATGAGAATGACATTGTGGCCGTCAGT CAGCAGGCCAATCTGATCCCAGGACTGAACCTTAGCGCTTTGGGGATCTTCTCAACAGGGCTGTCCATGCTCCCATCCTCAGGAGGGGCTCGAGGTGCTGCCGCGGCCGCCCCTTACCATCCCTTTGCA CAGAGTGGCAGGAGGAGAACG AGCTCCTCGGCGTACCTCTCAGGGTTATACGGAGCCTCCCCAGTTGGCGCCTTCCCACATCAGCACCCC cagctcccggAGCAGGAGGTTGTGAACTTGTTCATCCCGACGCAGGCAGTGGGGGCCATCATTGGGAAGAAGGGGCAGCACATCAAGCAGCTGGCGCGCTTCGCAGGGGCTTCCATCAAG ATCGCCCCAGCAGAAGGTCCTGATGCCACTGAGCGGATGGTCATCATCACAGGGCCACCTGAGGCACAGTTCAAg GCCCAGGGGCGAATATTTGGGAAGCTGAAAGAAGAGAACTTCTTCAACCCGAAAGAAGAGGTGAAGCTTGAAGCCCACATCAAGGTGCCTTCGTTTGCTGCTGGCCGTGTGATTGGCAAAGGTGGCAAAACG gtgaaTGAGCTGCAAAACTTAACGAGCGCGGAGGTCATCGTGCCCCGAGACCAAACCCCGGATGAGAACGAGGAGGTCATCGTTAAGATCATCGGGCATTTCTTTGCCAGCCAG ACTGCACAACGCAAGATCAGGGAAATCGTCCAGCAGgtgaagcagcaggagcagaaacaCGCTCAGGGAGCCCCTGCCTCGCAGCACAGCAAGTGA
- the IGF2BP2 gene encoding insulin-like growth factor 2 mRNA-binding protein 2 isoform X2 has translation MKRRRMNKLYIGNLSPAATADDLRQLFGDRKLPLAGQVLLKSGYAFVDYPDQNWAIRAIETLSGKAELHGKVLEVDYSVPKKLRSRKIQIRNIPPHLQWEVLDGLLAQYGTVENVEQVNTDTETAVVNVTYATKEEAKVAIEKLSGHQLESYSFKVSYIPDEEVSSPPPPQRSRRGGHAAREQGSSPGGSSQPKQLDFPLRMLVPTQFVGAIIGKEGLTIKNLTKQTQSKVDIHRKENAGAAEKPITIHATPEGCSEACRMILDIMQKEADETKSAEEIPLKILAHNSLVGRLIGKEGRNLKKIEQDTGTKITISPLQDLTIYNPERTITVKGSTEACSNAEVEIMKKLREAYENDIVAVSQQANLIPGLNLSALGIFSTGLSMLPSSGGARGAAAAAPYHPFAQSGRRRTSSSAYLSGLYGASPVGAFPHQHPLPEQEVVNLFIPTQAVGAIIGKKGQHIKQLARFAGASIKIAPAEGPDATERMVIITGPPEAQFKAQGRIFGKLKEENFFNPKEEVKLEAHIKVPSFAAGRVIGKGGKTVNELQNLTSAEVIVPRDQTPDENEEVIVKIIGHFFASQTAQRKIREIVQQVKQQEQKHAQGAPASQHSK, from the exons ATGAAGCGCCGGAGGATGAACAAGCTCTACATCGGCAACCTCAGCCCCGCCGCCACCGCCGACGACCTCCGGCAGCTCTTCGGCGACAGGAAGCTGCCCCTGGCCGGCCAGGTCCTGCTCAAGTCCGGCTACGCCTTCGTGGATTACCCGGACCAGAACTGGGCCATCCGCGCCATCGAGACCCTCTCGG GTAAAGCGGAGCTGCACGGCAAAGTGCTGGAGGTGGATTACTCCGTGCCCAAAAAGCTCAG GAGCAGAAAGATCCAGATCCGAAACATCCCCCCGCACCTGCAGTGGGAG GTGCTGGATGGTCTCTTGGCTCAGTACGGGACAGTGGAGAATGTAGAGCAAG TtaacacagacacagaaacTGCAGTAGTCAACGTCACATATGCAAcgaaagaagaagcaaaagt AGCAATTGAGAAACTCAGCGGCCATCAGCTTGAGAGCTATTCCTTCAAGGTTTCCTACATCCCGGATGAAGAGGTGAGCTCCCCTCCGCCCCCACAGCGATCCCGCCGCGGGGGCCACGCTGCCAGGGAGCAGGGCTCCTCCCCGGGGGGCTCCTCGCAGCCCAAACAGCTCGATTTCCCACTGCGGATGCTGGTGCCCACGCAGTTTGTTGGTGCGATCATAGGAAAGGAGGGCTTGACCATAAAGAACCTAACTAAGCAAACCCAGTCCAA GGTTGACATCCATCGGAAGGAGAATGCTGGCGCTGCCGAGAAGCCCATCACCATCCATGCCACACCAGAGGGCTGCTCCGAGGCGTGCCGCATGATTCTTGATATCATGCAGAAGGAAGCTGATGAAACCAAATC AGCAGAAGAGATCCCCTTGAAAATCCTAGCACATAACAGCCTGGTGGGGAGGCTGATTGGCAAGGAGGGCCGCAACCTCAAAAAGATCGAGCAGGACACCGGCACGAAGATCACCATCTCACC TTTGCAGGATTTAACTATTTATAACCCTGAGAGGACCATCACAGTGAAGGGCAGCACAGAGGCGTGCTCCAATGCTGAAGTGGAGATCATGAAGAAGCTGCGAGAAGCCTATGAGAATGACATTGTGGCCGTCAGT CAGCAGGCCAATCTGATCCCAGGACTGAACCTTAGCGCTTTGGGGATCTTCTCAACAGGGCTGTCCATGCTCCCATCCTCAGGAGGGGCTCGAGGTGCTGCCGCGGCCGCCCCTTACCATCCCTTTGCA CAGAGTGGCAGGAGGAGAACG AGCTCCTCGGCGTACCTCTCAGGGTTATACGGAGCCTCCCCAGTTGGCGCCTTCCCACATCAGCACCCC ctcccggAGCAGGAGGTTGTGAACTTGTTCATCCCGACGCAGGCAGTGGGGGCCATCATTGGGAAGAAGGGGCAGCACATCAAGCAGCTGGCGCGCTTCGCAGGGGCTTCCATCAAG ATCGCCCCAGCAGAAGGTCCTGATGCCACTGAGCGGATGGTCATCATCACAGGGCCACCTGAGGCACAGTTCAAg GCCCAGGGGCGAATATTTGGGAAGCTGAAAGAAGAGAACTTCTTCAACCCGAAAGAAGAGGTGAAGCTTGAAGCCCACATCAAGGTGCCTTCGTTTGCTGCTGGCCGTGTGATTGGCAAAGGTGGCAAAACG gtgaaTGAGCTGCAAAACTTAACGAGCGCGGAGGTCATCGTGCCCCGAGACCAAACCCCGGATGAGAACGAGGAGGTCATCGTTAAGATCATCGGGCATTTCTTTGCCAGCCAG ACTGCACAACGCAAGATCAGGGAAATCGTCCAGCAGgtgaagcagcaggagcagaaacaCGCTCAGGGAGCCCCTGCCTCGCAGCACAGCAAGTGA
- the IGF2BP2 gene encoding insulin-like growth factor 2 mRNA-binding protein 2 isoform X3, producing MKRRRMNKLYIGNLSPAATADDLRQLFGDRKLPLAGQVLLKSGYAFVDYPDQNWAIRAIETLSGKAELHGKVLEVDYSVPKKLRSRKIQIRNIPPHLQWEVLDGLLAQYGTVENVEQVNTDTETAVVNVTYATKEEAKVAIEKLSGHQLESYSFKVSYIPDEEVSSPPPPQRSRRGGHAAREQGSSPGGSSQPKQLDFPLRMLVPTQFVGAIIGKEGLTIKNLTKQTQSKVDIHRKENAGAAEKPITIHATPEGCSEACRMILDIMQKEADETKSAEEIPLKILAHNSLVGRLIGKEGRNLKKIEQDTGTKITISPLQDLTIYNPERTITVKGSTEACSNAEVEIMKKLREAYENDIVAVSQANLIPGLNLSALGIFSTGLSMLPSSGGARGAAAAAPYHPFAQSGRRRTSSSAYLSGLYGASPVGAFPHQHPQLPEQEVVNLFIPTQAVGAIIGKKGQHIKQLARFAGASIKIAPAEGPDATERMVIITGPPEAQFKAQGRIFGKLKEENFFNPKEEVKLEAHIKVPSFAAGRVIGKGGKTVNELQNLTSAEVIVPRDQTPDENEEVIVKIIGHFFASQTAQRKIREIVQQVKQQEQKHAQGAPASQHSK from the exons ATGAAGCGCCGGAGGATGAACAAGCTCTACATCGGCAACCTCAGCCCCGCCGCCACCGCCGACGACCTCCGGCAGCTCTTCGGCGACAGGAAGCTGCCCCTGGCCGGCCAGGTCCTGCTCAAGTCCGGCTACGCCTTCGTGGATTACCCGGACCAGAACTGGGCCATCCGCGCCATCGAGACCCTCTCGG GTAAAGCGGAGCTGCACGGCAAAGTGCTGGAGGTGGATTACTCCGTGCCCAAAAAGCTCAG GAGCAGAAAGATCCAGATCCGAAACATCCCCCCGCACCTGCAGTGGGAG GTGCTGGATGGTCTCTTGGCTCAGTACGGGACAGTGGAGAATGTAGAGCAAG TtaacacagacacagaaacTGCAGTAGTCAACGTCACATATGCAAcgaaagaagaagcaaaagt AGCAATTGAGAAACTCAGCGGCCATCAGCTTGAGAGCTATTCCTTCAAGGTTTCCTACATCCCGGATGAAGAGGTGAGCTCCCCTCCGCCCCCACAGCGATCCCGCCGCGGGGGCCACGCTGCCAGGGAGCAGGGCTCCTCCCCGGGGGGCTCCTCGCAGCCCAAACAGCTCGATTTCCCACTGCGGATGCTGGTGCCCACGCAGTTTGTTGGTGCGATCATAGGAAAGGAGGGCTTGACCATAAAGAACCTAACTAAGCAAACCCAGTCCAA GGTTGACATCCATCGGAAGGAGAATGCTGGCGCTGCCGAGAAGCCCATCACCATCCATGCCACACCAGAGGGCTGCTCCGAGGCGTGCCGCATGATTCTTGATATCATGCAGAAGGAAGCTGATGAAACCAAATC AGCAGAAGAGATCCCCTTGAAAATCCTAGCACATAACAGCCTGGTGGGGAGGCTGATTGGCAAGGAGGGCCGCAACCTCAAAAAGATCGAGCAGGACACCGGCACGAAGATCACCATCTCACC TTTGCAGGATTTAACTATTTATAACCCTGAGAGGACCATCACAGTGAAGGGCAGCACAGAGGCGTGCTCCAATGCTGAAGTGGAGATCATGAAGAAGCTGCGAGAAGCCTATGAGAATGACATTGTGGCCGTCAGT CAGGCCAATCTGATCCCAGGACTGAACCTTAGCGCTTTGGGGATCTTCTCAACAGGGCTGTCCATGCTCCCATCCTCAGGAGGGGCTCGAGGTGCTGCCGCGGCCGCCCCTTACCATCCCTTTGCA CAGAGTGGCAGGAGGAGAACG AGCTCCTCGGCGTACCTCTCAGGGTTATACGGAGCCTCCCCAGTTGGCGCCTTCCCACATCAGCACCCC cagctcccggAGCAGGAGGTTGTGAACTTGTTCATCCCGACGCAGGCAGTGGGGGCCATCATTGGGAAGAAGGGGCAGCACATCAAGCAGCTGGCGCGCTTCGCAGGGGCTTCCATCAAG ATCGCCCCAGCAGAAGGTCCTGATGCCACTGAGCGGATGGTCATCATCACAGGGCCACCTGAGGCACAGTTCAAg GCCCAGGGGCGAATATTTGGGAAGCTGAAAGAAGAGAACTTCTTCAACCCGAAAGAAGAGGTGAAGCTTGAAGCCCACATCAAGGTGCCTTCGTTTGCTGCTGGCCGTGTGATTGGCAAAGGTGGCAAAACG gtgaaTGAGCTGCAAAACTTAACGAGCGCGGAGGTCATCGTGCCCCGAGACCAAACCCCGGATGAGAACGAGGAGGTCATCGTTAAGATCATCGGGCATTTCTTTGCCAGCCAG ACTGCACAACGCAAGATCAGGGAAATCGTCCAGCAGgtgaagcagcaggagcagaaacaCGCTCAGGGAGCCCCTGCCTCGCAGCACAGCAAGTGA
- the IGF2BP2 gene encoding insulin-like growth factor 2 mRNA-binding protein 2 isoform X7, with protein MKRRRMNKLYIGNLSPAATADDLRQLFGDRKLPLAGQVLLKSGYAFVDYPDQNWAIRAIETLSGKAELHGKVLEVDYSVPKKLRSRKIQIRNIPPHLQWEVLDGLLAQYGTVENVEQVNTDTETAVVNVTYATKEEAKVAIEKLSGHQLESYSFKVSYIPDEEFVGAIIGKEGLTIKNLTKQTQSKVDIHRKENAGAAEKPITIHATPEGCSEACRMILDIMQKEADETKSAEEIPLKILAHNSLVGRLIGKEGRNLKKIEQDTGTKITISPLQDLTIYNPERTITVKGSTEACSNAEVEIMKKLREAYENDIVAVSQQANLIPGLNLSALGIFSTGLSMLPSSGGARGAAAAAPYHPFAQSGRRRTSSSAYLSGLYGASPVGAFPHQHPQLPEQEVVNLFIPTQAVGAIIGKKGQHIKQLARFAGASIKIAPAEGPDATERMVIITGPPEAQFKAQGRIFGKLKEENFFNPKEEVKLEAHIKVPSFAAGRVIGKGGKTVNELQNLTSAEVIVPRDQTPDENEEVIVKIIGHFFASQTAQRKIREIVQQVKQQEQKHAQGAPASQHSK; from the exons ATGAAGCGCCGGAGGATGAACAAGCTCTACATCGGCAACCTCAGCCCCGCCGCCACCGCCGACGACCTCCGGCAGCTCTTCGGCGACAGGAAGCTGCCCCTGGCCGGCCAGGTCCTGCTCAAGTCCGGCTACGCCTTCGTGGATTACCCGGACCAGAACTGGGCCATCCGCGCCATCGAGACCCTCTCGG GTAAAGCGGAGCTGCACGGCAAAGTGCTGGAGGTGGATTACTCCGTGCCCAAAAAGCTCAG GAGCAGAAAGATCCAGATCCGAAACATCCCCCCGCACCTGCAGTGGGAG GTGCTGGATGGTCTCTTGGCTCAGTACGGGACAGTGGAGAATGTAGAGCAAG TtaacacagacacagaaacTGCAGTAGTCAACGTCACATATGCAAcgaaagaagaagcaaaagt AGCAATTGAGAAACTCAGCGGCCATCAGCTTGAGAGCTATTCCTTCAAGGTTTCCTACATCCCGGATGAAGAG TTTGTTGGTGCGATCATAGGAAAGGAGGGCTTGACCATAAAGAACCTAACTAAGCAAACCCAGTCCAA GGTTGACATCCATCGGAAGGAGAATGCTGGCGCTGCCGAGAAGCCCATCACCATCCATGCCACACCAGAGGGCTGCTCCGAGGCGTGCCGCATGATTCTTGATATCATGCAGAAGGAAGCTGATGAAACCAAATC AGCAGAAGAGATCCCCTTGAAAATCCTAGCACATAACAGCCTGGTGGGGAGGCTGATTGGCAAGGAGGGCCGCAACCTCAAAAAGATCGAGCAGGACACCGGCACGAAGATCACCATCTCACC TTTGCAGGATTTAACTATTTATAACCCTGAGAGGACCATCACAGTGAAGGGCAGCACAGAGGCGTGCTCCAATGCTGAAGTGGAGATCATGAAGAAGCTGCGAGAAGCCTATGAGAATGACATTGTGGCCGTCAGT CAGCAGGCCAATCTGATCCCAGGACTGAACCTTAGCGCTTTGGGGATCTTCTCAACAGGGCTGTCCATGCTCCCATCCTCAGGAGGGGCTCGAGGTGCTGCCGCGGCCGCCCCTTACCATCCCTTTGCA CAGAGTGGCAGGAGGAGAACG AGCTCCTCGGCGTACCTCTCAGGGTTATACGGAGCCTCCCCAGTTGGCGCCTTCCCACATCAGCACCCC cagctcccggAGCAGGAGGTTGTGAACTTGTTCATCCCGACGCAGGCAGTGGGGGCCATCATTGGGAAGAAGGGGCAGCACATCAAGCAGCTGGCGCGCTTCGCAGGGGCTTCCATCAAG ATCGCCCCAGCAGAAGGTCCTGATGCCACTGAGCGGATGGTCATCATCACAGGGCCACCTGAGGCACAGTTCAAg GCCCAGGGGCGAATATTTGGGAAGCTGAAAGAAGAGAACTTCTTCAACCCGAAAGAAGAGGTGAAGCTTGAAGCCCACATCAAGGTGCCTTCGTTTGCTGCTGGCCGTGTGATTGGCAAAGGTGGCAAAACG gtgaaTGAGCTGCAAAACTTAACGAGCGCGGAGGTCATCGTGCCCCGAGACCAAACCCCGGATGAGAACGAGGAGGTCATCGTTAAGATCATCGGGCATTTCTTTGCCAGCCAG ACTGCACAACGCAAGATCAGGGAAATCGTCCAGCAGgtgaagcagcaggagcagaaacaCGCTCAGGGAGCCCCTGCCTCGCAGCACAGCAAGTGA
- the IGF2BP2 gene encoding insulin-like growth factor 2 mRNA-binding protein 2 isoform X6 — MKRRRMNKLYIGNLSPAATADDLRQLFGDRKLPLAGQVLLKSGYAFVDYPDQNWAIRAIETLSGKAELHGKVLEVDYSVPKKLRSRKIQIRNIPPHLQWEVLDGLLAQYGTVENVEQVNTDTETAVVNVTYATKEEAKVAIEKLSGHQLESYSFKVSYIPDEEVSSPPPPQRSRRGGHAAREQGSSPGGSSQPKQLDFPLRMLVPTQFVGAIIGKEGLTIKNLTKQTQSKVDIHRKENAGAAEKPITIHATPEGCSEACRMILDIMQKEADETKSAEEIPLKILAHNSLVGRLIGKEGRNLKKIEQDTGTKITISPLQDLTIYNPERTITVKGSTEACSNAEVEIMKKLREAYENDIVAVSQQANLIPGLNLSALGIFSTGLSMLPSSGGARGAAAAAPYHPFALPEQEVVNLFIPTQAVGAIIGKKGQHIKQLARFAGASIKIAPAEGPDATERMVIITGPPEAQFKAQGRIFGKLKEENFFNPKEEVKLEAHIKVPSFAAGRVIGKGGKTVNELQNLTSAEVIVPRDQTPDENEEVIVKIIGHFFASQTAQRKIREIVQQVKQQEQKHAQGAPASQHSK, encoded by the exons ATGAAGCGCCGGAGGATGAACAAGCTCTACATCGGCAACCTCAGCCCCGCCGCCACCGCCGACGACCTCCGGCAGCTCTTCGGCGACAGGAAGCTGCCCCTGGCCGGCCAGGTCCTGCTCAAGTCCGGCTACGCCTTCGTGGATTACCCGGACCAGAACTGGGCCATCCGCGCCATCGAGACCCTCTCGG GTAAAGCGGAGCTGCACGGCAAAGTGCTGGAGGTGGATTACTCCGTGCCCAAAAAGCTCAG GAGCAGAAAGATCCAGATCCGAAACATCCCCCCGCACCTGCAGTGGGAG GTGCTGGATGGTCTCTTGGCTCAGTACGGGACAGTGGAGAATGTAGAGCAAG TtaacacagacacagaaacTGCAGTAGTCAACGTCACATATGCAAcgaaagaagaagcaaaagt AGCAATTGAGAAACTCAGCGGCCATCAGCTTGAGAGCTATTCCTTCAAGGTTTCCTACATCCCGGATGAAGAGGTGAGCTCCCCTCCGCCCCCACAGCGATCCCGCCGCGGGGGCCACGCTGCCAGGGAGCAGGGCTCCTCCCCGGGGGGCTCCTCGCAGCCCAAACAGCTCGATTTCCCACTGCGGATGCTGGTGCCCACGCAGTTTGTTGGTGCGATCATAGGAAAGGAGGGCTTGACCATAAAGAACCTAACTAAGCAAACCCAGTCCAA GGTTGACATCCATCGGAAGGAGAATGCTGGCGCTGCCGAGAAGCCCATCACCATCCATGCCACACCAGAGGGCTGCTCCGAGGCGTGCCGCATGATTCTTGATATCATGCAGAAGGAAGCTGATGAAACCAAATC AGCAGAAGAGATCCCCTTGAAAATCCTAGCACATAACAGCCTGGTGGGGAGGCTGATTGGCAAGGAGGGCCGCAACCTCAAAAAGATCGAGCAGGACACCGGCACGAAGATCACCATCTCACC TTTGCAGGATTTAACTATTTATAACCCTGAGAGGACCATCACAGTGAAGGGCAGCACAGAGGCGTGCTCCAATGCTGAAGTGGAGATCATGAAGAAGCTGCGAGAAGCCTATGAGAATGACATTGTGGCCGTCAGT CAGCAGGCCAATCTGATCCCAGGACTGAACCTTAGCGCTTTGGGGATCTTCTCAACAGGGCTGTCCATGCTCCCATCCTCAGGAGGGGCTCGAGGTGCTGCCGCGGCCGCCCCTTACCATCCCTTTGCA ctcccggAGCAGGAGGTTGTGAACTTGTTCATCCCGACGCAGGCAGTGGGGGCCATCATTGGGAAGAAGGGGCAGCACATCAAGCAGCTGGCGCGCTTCGCAGGGGCTTCCATCAAG ATCGCCCCAGCAGAAGGTCCTGATGCCACTGAGCGGATGGTCATCATCACAGGGCCACCTGAGGCACAGTTCAAg GCCCAGGGGCGAATATTTGGGAAGCTGAAAGAAGAGAACTTCTTCAACCCGAAAGAAGAGGTGAAGCTTGAAGCCCACATCAAGGTGCCTTCGTTTGCTGCTGGCCGTGTGATTGGCAAAGGTGGCAAAACG gtgaaTGAGCTGCAAAACTTAACGAGCGCGGAGGTCATCGTGCCCCGAGACCAAACCCCGGATGAGAACGAGGAGGTCATCGTTAAGATCATCGGGCATTTCTTTGCCAGCCAG ACTGCACAACGCAAGATCAGGGAAATCGTCCAGCAGgtgaagcagcaggagcagaaacaCGCTCAGGGAGCCCCTGCCTCGCAGCACAGCAAGTGA
- the IGF2BP2 gene encoding insulin-like growth factor 2 mRNA-binding protein 2 isoform X5, whose translation MKRRRMNKLYIGNLSPAATADDLRQLFGDRKLPLAGQVLLKSGYAFVDYPDQNWAIRAIETLSGKAELHGKVLEVDYSVPKKLRSRKIQIRNIPPHLQWEVLDGLLAQYGTVENVEQVNTDTETAVVNVTYATKEEAKVAIEKLSGHQLESYSFKVSYIPDEEVSSPPPPQRSRRGGHAAREQGSSPGGSSQPKQLDFPLRMLVPTQFVGAIIGKEGLTIKNLTKQTQSKVDIHRKENAGAAEKPITIHATPEGCSEACRMILDIMQKEADETKSAEEIPLKILAHNSLVGRLIGKEGRNLKKIEQDTGTKITISPLQDLTIYNPERTITVKGSTEACSNAEVEIMKKLREAYENDIVAVSQQANLIPGLNLSALGIFSTGLSMLPSSGGARGAAAAAPYHPFASSSAYLSGLYGASPVGAFPHQHPLPEQEVVNLFIPTQAVGAIIGKKGQHIKQLARFAGASIKIAPAEGPDATERMVIITGPPEAQFKAQGRIFGKLKEENFFNPKEEVKLEAHIKVPSFAAGRVIGKGGKTVNELQNLTSAEVIVPRDQTPDENEEVIVKIIGHFFASQTAQRKIREIVQQVKQQEQKHAQGAPASQHSK comes from the exons ATGAAGCGCCGGAGGATGAACAAGCTCTACATCGGCAACCTCAGCCCCGCCGCCACCGCCGACGACCTCCGGCAGCTCTTCGGCGACAGGAAGCTGCCCCTGGCCGGCCAGGTCCTGCTCAAGTCCGGCTACGCCTTCGTGGATTACCCGGACCAGAACTGGGCCATCCGCGCCATCGAGACCCTCTCGG GTAAAGCGGAGCTGCACGGCAAAGTGCTGGAGGTGGATTACTCCGTGCCCAAAAAGCTCAG GAGCAGAAAGATCCAGATCCGAAACATCCCCCCGCACCTGCAGTGGGAG GTGCTGGATGGTCTCTTGGCTCAGTACGGGACAGTGGAGAATGTAGAGCAAG TtaacacagacacagaaacTGCAGTAGTCAACGTCACATATGCAAcgaaagaagaagcaaaagt AGCAATTGAGAAACTCAGCGGCCATCAGCTTGAGAGCTATTCCTTCAAGGTTTCCTACATCCCGGATGAAGAGGTGAGCTCCCCTCCGCCCCCACAGCGATCCCGCCGCGGGGGCCACGCTGCCAGGGAGCAGGGCTCCTCCCCGGGGGGCTCCTCGCAGCCCAAACAGCTCGATTTCCCACTGCGGATGCTGGTGCCCACGCAGTTTGTTGGTGCGATCATAGGAAAGGAGGGCTTGACCATAAAGAACCTAACTAAGCAAACCCAGTCCAA GGTTGACATCCATCGGAAGGAGAATGCTGGCGCTGCCGAGAAGCCCATCACCATCCATGCCACACCAGAGGGCTGCTCCGAGGCGTGCCGCATGATTCTTGATATCATGCAGAAGGAAGCTGATGAAACCAAATC AGCAGAAGAGATCCCCTTGAAAATCCTAGCACATAACAGCCTGGTGGGGAGGCTGATTGGCAAGGAGGGCCGCAACCTCAAAAAGATCGAGCAGGACACCGGCACGAAGATCACCATCTCACC TTTGCAGGATTTAACTATTTATAACCCTGAGAGGACCATCACAGTGAAGGGCAGCACAGAGGCGTGCTCCAATGCTGAAGTGGAGATCATGAAGAAGCTGCGAGAAGCCTATGAGAATGACATTGTGGCCGTCAGT CAGCAGGCCAATCTGATCCCAGGACTGAACCTTAGCGCTTTGGGGATCTTCTCAACAGGGCTGTCCATGCTCCCATCCTCAGGAGGGGCTCGAGGTGCTGCCGCGGCCGCCCCTTACCATCCCTTTGCA AGCTCCTCGGCGTACCTCTCAGGGTTATACGGAGCCTCCCCAGTTGGCGCCTTCCCACATCAGCACCCC ctcccggAGCAGGAGGTTGTGAACTTGTTCATCCCGACGCAGGCAGTGGGGGCCATCATTGGGAAGAAGGGGCAGCACATCAAGCAGCTGGCGCGCTTCGCAGGGGCTTCCATCAAG ATCGCCCCAGCAGAAGGTCCTGATGCCACTGAGCGGATGGTCATCATCACAGGGCCACCTGAGGCACAGTTCAAg GCCCAGGGGCGAATATTTGGGAAGCTGAAAGAAGAGAACTTCTTCAACCCGAAAGAAGAGGTGAAGCTTGAAGCCCACATCAAGGTGCCTTCGTTTGCTGCTGGCCGTGTGATTGGCAAAGGTGGCAAAACG gtgaaTGAGCTGCAAAACTTAACGAGCGCGGAGGTCATCGTGCCCCGAGACCAAACCCCGGATGAGAACGAGGAGGTCATCGTTAAGATCATCGGGCATTTCTTTGCCAGCCAG ACTGCACAACGCAAGATCAGGGAAATCGTCCAGCAGgtgaagcagcaggagcagaaacaCGCTCAGGGAGCCCCTGCCTCGCAGCACAGCAAGTGA